In Leishmania infantum JPCM5 genome chromosome 9, the following proteins share a genomic window:
- a CDS encoding putative protein kinase produces the protein MDSSSAAADAGGAAARSGLHVYSSAQANAAGSGTAALPNKALDHMKHMSRSKSDARRSGSKRTFDEATATDNVQLRRHDGTAVPNTAPNQVVEVVAPPPKKKKVTYALPHQNMEEGHFYVVLGEDIDVSTQRFKILSLLGEGTFGKVVESWDRKRKEYCAVKIVRNVPKYTRDAKIEIQFMEKVRQADPADRFPLMKIQRYFQNDSGHMCIVMPKYGPCLLDWIMKHGPFNHRHLAQIVFQTGVALDYFHSELHLMHTDLKPENILMETSDTTVDPATNRHLPPDPCRVRICDLGGCCDERHSRTAIVSTRHYRSPEVILGLGWMYSTDMWSMGCIIYELYTGKLLYDTHDNLEHLHLMEKTLGRLPSEWAARCGTEEARLLYNSAGQLRPCTDPKHLARIARARTVRDVIRDDLLCDLIYGLLHYDRQKRLNARQMTTHPYVLKYYPEARQAPSYPDNRAMLRPPPIM, from the coding sequence ATGGATTCCTCTTCCGCAGCCGCTgatgctggtggcgctgctgcgcgatctGGGCTGCATGTGTACTCCAGCGCGCAGGCGAACGCCGCCGGCTCcgggacggcggcgctgcccaaCAAGGCGCTGGATCATATGAAGCACATGTCGCGCAGCAAGAGCGACGCACGGCGATCGGGTAGCAAGCGCACCTTCGATGAAGCCACCGCGACGGACAACGTGCAGCTACGCCGTCACGATggcacggcggtgccgaACACTGCACCAAACcaggtggtggaggtggtggcgccgcctcccaagaagaagaaggtgacgtacgcgctgccgcaccagaACATGGAGGAGGGCCACTTCTACGTGGTGCTCGGCGAGGACATCGACGTGTCGACGCAGCGCTTCAAGATCCTGTCGCTGCTCGGCGAGGGCACCTTCGGCAAGGTGGTGGAGTCGTGGGACCGCAAGCGCAAGGAGTACTGCGCGGTGAAGATCGTGCGCAACGTGCCCAAGTACACGCGCGACGCCAAGATCGAGATTCAGTTcatggagaaggtgcgccaGGCGGACCCTGCCGACCGGTTCCCGCTGATGAAGATCCAGCGCTATTTCCAGAACGACAGCGGCCACATGTGCATTGTCATGCCCAAGTACGGCCCCTGCCTGCTGGACTGGATCATGAAGCACGGCCCCTTcaaccaccgccacctcgcgcagATCGTCTTCCAGACCGGCGTCGCGCTCGACTACTTCCACAGCGAGCTGCACCTCATGCACACAGACCTCAAGCCCGAGAACATCCTCATGGAGACCAGCGACACCACCGTCGACCCCGCCACCAACCGCCACCTGCCGCCCGACCCGTGTCGCGTCCGCATCTGCGACctcggcggctgctgcgacgagCGCCATagccgcaccgccatcgtcTCCACGCGCCACTACCGCAGCCCCGAGGTCATCCTCGGCCTCGGCTGGATGTACTCCACCGACATGTGGTCCATGGGCTGCATCATCTACGAGCTCTACACCGGCAAGCTGCTCTACGACACGCACGACAACCTCGAGCACCTGCACCTCATGGAGAAGACGCTCGGCCGCCTGCCGTCCGAGTgggccgcgcgctgcggcacggaggaggcgcgcctGCTGTACAACTCCGCCGGCCAGCTGCGGCCCTGCACCGACCCCAAGCACCTCGCCCgcatcgcgcgcgcgcggacGGTGCGCGACGTCATCCGCGACGACCTGCTGTGCGACCTCATCTACGGCCTGCTGCACTACGACCGCCAGAAGCGCCTCAACGCGCGCCAGATGACCACGCACCCCTACGTGCTCAAGTACTACCCCGAGGCGCGCCAGGCGCCCAGCTACCCCGACAACCGCGCCATGCTGCGCCCGCCGCCGATCATGTAG
- a CDS encoding putative protein kinase: MASLQSRLAPITNINNNAYTTTAGAPILRKPEMTSAASAVYISRKEAAVSSSHGAPTNKMMATAAVTGSSRCEEATGRRSGSKRDHETSVTTDQNPQDAAKSLPPPPKKKKVTYALPHQNMEEGHFYVVLGEDIDVSTQRFKILSLLGEGTFGKVVESWDRKRKEYCAVKIVRNVPKYTRDAKIEIQFMEKVRQADPADRFPLMKIQRYFQNDSGHMCIVMPKYGPCLLDWIMKHGPFNHRHLAQIVFQTGVALDYFHSELHLMHTDLKPENILMETSDTTVDPATNRHLPPDPCRVRICDLGGCCDERHSRTAIVSTRHYRSPEVILGLGWMYSTDMWSMGCIIYELYTGKLLYDTHDNLEHLHLMEKTLGRLPSEWAARCGTEEARLLYNSAGQLRPCTDPKHLARIARARTVRDVIRDDLLCDLIYGLLHYDRQKRLNARQMTTHPYVLKYYPEARQAPSYPDNRAMLRPPPIM, from the coding sequence ATGGCCTCCCTACAAAGCCGTCTGGCACCCATCACGAACATCAACAACAATGCCTACACAACGACAGCGGGGGCGCCGATACTGCGCAAGCCAGAGATGACGTCAGCAGCCTCTGCCGTTTACATAAGTAGGAAGGAGGCCGCTGTGTCAAGCAGTCACGGCGCCCCCACAAACAAgatgatggcgacggcggccgtgacGGGGAGTAGTCGCTGCGAGGAGGCTACCGGCCGCCGCTCCGGCAGCAAGCGCGACCACGAGACATCCGTCACGACCGACCAGAACCCCCAGGATGCCGCGAAGtccttgccgccgcctcccaagaagaagaaggtgacgtacgcgctgccgcaccagaACATGGAGGAGGGCCACTTCTACGTGGTGCTCGGCGAGGACATCGACGTGTCGACGCAGCGCTTCAAGATCCTGTCGCTGCTCGGCGAGGGCACCTTCGGCAAGGTGGTGGAGTCGTGGGACCGCAAGCGCAAGGAGTACTGCGCGGTGAAGATCGTGCGCAACGTGCCCAAGTACACGCGCGACGCCAAGATCGAGATTCAGTTcatggagaaggtgcgccaGGCGGACCCTGCCGACCGGTTCCCGCTGATGAAGATCCAGCGCTATTTCCAGAACGACAGCGGCCACATGTGCATTGTCATGCCCAAGTACGGCCCCTGCCTGCTGGACTGGATCATGAAGCACGGCCCCTTcaaccaccgccacctcgcgcagATCGTCTTCCAGACCGGCGTCGCGCTCGACTACTTCCACAGCGAGCTGCACCTCATGCACACAGACCTCAAGCCCGAGAACATCCTCATGGAGACCAGCGACACCACCGTCGACCCCGCCACCAACCGCCACCTGCCGCCCGACCCGTGTCGCGTCCGCATCTGCGACctcggcggctgctgcgacgagCGCCATagccgcaccgccatcgtcTCCACGCGCCACTACCGCAGCCCCGAGGTCATCCTCGGCCTCGGCTGGATGTACTCCACCGACATGTGGTCCATGGGCTGCATCATCTACGAGCTCTACACCGGCAAGCTGCTCTACGACACGCACGACAACCTCGAGCACCTGCACCTCATGGAGAAGACGCTCGGCCGCCTGCCGTCCGAGTgggccgcgcgctgcggcacggaggaggcgcgcctGCTGTACAACTCCGCCGGCCAGCTGCGGCCCTGCACCGACCCCAAGCACCTCGCCCgcatcgcgcgcgcgcggacGGTGCGCGACGTCATCCGCGACGACCTGCTGTGCGACCTCATCTACGGCCTGCTGCACTACGACCGCCAGAAGCGCCTCAACGCGCGCCAGATGACCACGCACCCCTACGTGCTCAAGTACTACCCCGAGGCGCGCCAGGCGCCCAGCTACCCCGACAACCGCGCCATGCTGCGCCCGCCGCCGATCATGTAG